The sequence below is a genomic window from Brooklawnia cerclae.
CACCTGGAGCGCGAGTTCACGAGTGGGGGCCAGGACGAGTGCCTGCGGGCTCTTCTGGTCGATGTCGAGGTGTTCGAGGATGGGCAGTGCGAACGCCGCGGTCTTCCCGGTGCCGGTTTGTGCCGTGCCGACGACATCGCGTCCGCCCAGCAGTACCGGGATCGTCGCCACCTGGATCGGGGAGGGGGTCTCGTAGCCGAGATCGCGGATCGCCGCGAGCACGGGGCCGGTCACGCCGAGCTCGGCGAAGGCGGGTATCTCGGTGGCTGTGGATGTGGTGTCTTCTTCTGATGGCACTGCCCAACCGTAGCGCCCGGACGCGCAAGCCGCGTAGCTCCGTGTCAGCTTCGTCCACGCGGGCCGCCTGACTTCACGCGGACGCTGTCGCTTCCCGCGGGCTCCACAGCACCCGCGCGAGGCCACGGCACCCGCGGGAACGCGGATCCCACCGTCGCCGCCGCTACGCGAAGAGCCGCCGGTAATCCGCCGGGGTCGACAGCGGGCCGTGCTGCCTGTGCAGTTCGTCGAGGGCCCTCGTCCTGCCCTGCGGGCTCGCGACCACAGCGGACAGGTACGCCTTCAGCTCGTCGGTCGTCGAGAACGTCCGGGAGTGATCCGGGGCTTTCGCGTACGCAGTGGGCGCCAGGACGACGAGGTTGAGGTAGTACGCGGCCTTCACGACGTCGAGGACATGGGCGCCGGCGTTGATGTCGAGGTATATCGACGCCTTGTCCAGCTCCTCGCGGATCCGCTTGTGGTTGATGGCGGGGCTCAGCGTCAGGTTCGCGTACTTCCGCGCTGAGTCGTGCAGTTTCTCGCTCATCAGTGTCAGGGCCGCGACCGAGAACGTCACGTCCGGGAACGCTTCGAGCAGTTCCACGAGTCCTGGGATCTCGTCGGTGTTGGTCAGTGTGAAGGTGCGCCTGGGGTCATAGCCGTGCTTGTCGGCGAACTGGCCGAGGTGCGAGAGGTAGGTGATGTCCAGGGCGGTGTGGGGATATCGCGCCGCGACCTTCCGCTGTAGCCGTTCGTCGAAGAAGACGACGCGCCCCAGGGCCCTGGGCCGCTCCAGCTCCATTGCCATGTTGCCCGGCACATCACCCGGCATCGCCTCCTGCCAGAACAGGGTGACGTCGGGCTCCGCCGCGCGTTTGCGCATCACGAACAACGGGTACGACAGGGAGTTGATCAGGACGCGGTCGTCCGCGAGCTGCTGGTCGTCGAGGAAATGCGAGACGAAGTCCGTCAGCGTCTGGAAGGTCAGCAGGCCGTGCCGCGACCGCATCGTGACGACCCGGGAGACATGGTTGACCTCGATCTCCCACTCCCCCGGCCCCCGGTAGACGGTTTGGTAGGCGACGCCGCTGCTGTAATACGTCGTGGAGTAGTGGTTGCCGTACCGGTCGTAATGATCCGTGTGACCGAGCGTCTGGTCCGGCAGGAGCCAGTCGACGCTCTCCACCTGACGGAACGAGTTCGCCTCGTAGTTGATCCGGCCGATCACGTATCCGTCGCGGCGTATCTCACCGTAGATGTTCCGTCCCTGCCGGATCTCACACCACGCGGGGACGGGCACCTCGTCGAAGAACAGGGGATCGCCCTTGCGCTCGATCCCCGTGTACGTCACGAAAGGGCACAGCGCCGCGTCCGGCAGGTCGCCGTCGTACTGGATGACGACCGGCGTGATGGCCACGTCCGCCGCAGCCAGCGACCGCATGAGCTCCTCCGTGGCGTCGTCGAAAGTGTTGAACAGCGCTAGCACGTCTCCCCCTCGCGGAGGAGACGTTCCCAGAGCTTCCCGACGTTCGCGGCGGTGTACGCTCCGGCCTTGCGCAGGCTCTGGTTCCGCATGTCGTCGAGCGATTCCGAGGTCAGCACCTCGACGACGGCGTCGGCCATCCGGACGACATCGCGGTCGCTGGACGTCCAGGGCACAAGGCGGCCGTTGACGCCCGACTCGACCATCTCCCTGTTCCCGTAGTCGACGTCGAATCCGACGATCGGCAGGCCCTCTGCCATCGCCTCGAGCAGAGACAACCCGAAGCCCTCGGACGTGGAGGCCGACACGTACAGTCCGTACGAGCCCAGCACCCCGTTCAGCTTCTGATGCCCCATGAGTCGCACGTAGTCCTGGGCCTGCGTCTCCCGGATGACGGCGAGCAGGCGATCACGGGCCCCTTCGCCATAGATGTCGAGGCGAAGCCCGGGCAGTGCCTTGCGGGCCGCGCTGATCGCGCGGATCAGGATGTCGATGTGCTTCTCGTCCGCCAGGCGGCTCGCGGTGACGACGGCGAGGGGATCGTACTGCTCGTGCGCCGCGGGTTCGGTGACGAATCCGACCGGGATGCACTCCACGGTGAAGTCGCCGACCGGGAATCGCGAGGCGAGCTGACCCTCCAGGACTTCTCTCTGTCGGTGAGTCGAGACCACAAAACCGTCGACCATGTCCGGACGGGTGAACACGTTCTCGTAGTGGTTGTTCCAGAGGAGGACGCTGTCCTCGATCTGTTTGAGGTCGAAGTGTTCCGCGTGCACGATCGAGTAGATGCGACGGTTCCCGATCACCGGATAGATGCCGTCGATCACGTCCAGTGCCCTGTCCACGATCACCACATCGTCCGGCCGGCTGAGAAGGTGTTCGAAGACGAACCGGAAGAACTGTGACCGGCCATCGAGCACGACGTCACCTCGGAACGAGCTGGAGCGCCGACGGCCCTGCCTGACCGCACGGTCGTAGAGCGGCGATGCCGGCGTGATCAGCGTCCGGGTGATCTCGCGATCCCGGTGGTCGCGGTGTTCTTCGGGCTGCGGACGATCGCGTTCGGCGTCTCGTTGCTCTGGCGTGGAATCCGGATGCTCGCTACCCGTCATCAGCCGATCCAAGCCGCCCAGGCTCGGCGGGATGGCCGAGGCGCTGACGTGGTTCGTTGGGTCACGGCCGTGGTCGTGCTCGGTCTCGCCGCCGGGGCAAGTGTCGTCAGCCACGAGTTGCGCAGCGGCGAGCCGGTGCTCGACGCGTTCTATGCAACGCCTTCAGATCTTCCGGATGAGCCGGGTCAGCTGCTGCGATCCTCGGCGTGGCCCGGTACGGCGCCGGACGGAGCGACCGTGACACGCATCCTCTACACCACCACCGACTCCAATGGCGCCCCCGCGGTTGCGAGTGCGATCGTGGTCCTTCCTGACCAACCCCAGGCCACTCCGCGGACCGTGATCGCGTGGGACCACGGCACCACGGGCGTCGCACGGTCGTGTGCGCCGAGCCTGATGACCGACATGTTCCAGATTCAGGGGATTCCTGCGGTCGATGCGGCCATTGCGAACGGTTGGGCGATCGTCGCCACCGACTACACCGGCCAAGGCACTGAGGGTGACTTCCCTTACCTCATCGGCGAGGGCGAAGGACGCTCGGCACTCGACGCGGTGCGTGCCGCCCAGCAGCTCCAGGGGGCGAACCTCTCCGCGGACACCGTGATCTGGGGGCACTCGCAGGGCGGCCATGCCGCGCTATGGACGGCGAAGCTCGCCCCGACCTACGCGCCGGAACTCAACATCCTGGGCGTCGCCGCTCTCTCACCGGCCGCAGATCCATGGGCGCTCGCGAACGTCATCCAGGAGAAAGGGGTGCAGGGAGCGCTCGGCGTGATCGTGTCCTGGGTCCTCGTCCCGTACAGCCAGACGTACTCGGACGTGCGGGTCACCGACTACGTCGCGCCGGCCGGCCGAGGACTCGTCTACGAGTACGCCTCCCGGTGCGTGAAGAACACGAGCCTCCTGGTCTCGGTGCTCAGCTCGATGGCACTGTCCCAGGACCAGCCCCTCTACGTGTCCAGCCTCATCGACGACGCAGCCGGGCGACGCCTGCGCGAGAACGAGGCCACCGGGCCGTTCGACGTCCCGGTATTCGTCGCATGGGGTTCCGCTGACGAGGTCATCCCCGCGTCCCTGCAGCACGACTATGTCGCCGAGCTCTGTTCATCCGGCCAGGCGCTCGAGTACCAGGAGTATCCCGGATATACCCACATGGGAGTCCTCGACGAAGTCTCCGGGCTTCCCCATGACCTCGTCGCGTGGACGCAGGACCGCATCGACGGGACACCGGCCGTCGACAACTGCTCGGGCCATGCCTAGGGGCACTACTGCCCTGAGCAGCACTCCCAACTAACCGCTGCGGTAGACGAACCGCAGATCGTTGTACCCCCGACGGGACTCGAACCCGTACTGGAGCGGGTTTAAGCCGCCTGCCTCTACCCATTGGGCTACGGGGGCGCGACCACACGCGGTCGCCGTATCGCAAACAACTCAGCCGGGCAACACCTGTCCCTTCCCATCCCGCAGCATCGACAGCGCGATCCCGTCCAGGATGTCCGACTCGCTGGCCTGCAGTTCGACCCCGACGCGTTCGACCACCTCCGCGACCACCAATGCCCCGGCGCACAATACCTTCGCCCGTTCCGGTTGCACCGGCCCGAGGGCGATCACCTCGTCCACCGACATCGCCAGCAGCCGCTCGGCAAGCGCGACGACCTCGTCCACGCTCATGGACGAACCATGCACCAGCGATCTGTCATAGCTTGTCAAACCCAGGTTAAGAGCGGCCATCGTCGTCACCGTTCCCGCGACTCCGACGAATGTCGTGATGCCCCCGAGGTCGACACCGAGCCCGTCCAGCAGCCGTCCGACTTCGGCGCGGGCCTCGGCGATCTGGCCCGGCTCCGGAGGATCGGACAGCAGATATCGCTCCCGTATCCGCCGCGAGCCGACATCGAGGCTCTCCGCCCCATCGATCACGCCGGACGCGCTGCCCCGCACCAGCTCGGTCGAACCGCCGCCCGAATCCATGACGAGCACCGGTTCACCGTCGATCCGCGCACCTGCCAGCGCCCCGGTGAACGAGAGCGCGGCCTCCTCGTCCCCGCTGATCAGTTCGGGGACGACGCCCAGCCGCCGCGCCACCCCGTCGAAGAACTCGTCCCGGTTCGAGGCGTCACGGGACGCCGACGTCGCCACGAACCTCGCCCGCCTCGCCCCGAGCCGCCGCAGAACAGGGACGTACTCGTCGACCGCGGCCCAGGCCCGCTGAACCGCCTCGTCGCTGAACCGTCTCGTGGCGTCGACACCCTGGCCGAGCCCGACGAAACGCAACTGCCGATCGAGTTCGACCAGCCGCCCGTCGGCGTCCTGCTCGACGACCAGCAACCGCAGCGTGTTGGTGCCCGCGTCCAGGGCAGCCACGACCTCACCCACGAGATCCCTCCTGATCGTCATCCCCATCCGTGGGCGAGCACGGCCCGTGCCAGAACTCCCCCATCATCGCGAGTGCCTCGTCCCCGATCGGGTTGGCTCCGGGCCCGGCCGCCAACGCGTGACCAACCAGCGCGTGCAGGCACTTCACCCGCGCGGGCATCCCACCCGCGCTGAAGCCGGCGATCTCCGGCACCTCGTCCCCGGGATCGGCCAGTTCCGCGCGATCGACCAGGTAGGCCTCGTGAGCCGCCCGGTAGCGCTCCGCCAACCCGGGGTCGTGCACGATTCGCTCGGTCATCTCGGCCATGATCCCGGACGCCTCCAGCCGCGAACACACCGCGACCGCGCGTGGGCACGTGAGGTAGTAGGTGGTCGGGAACGGGCTGCCGTTGGGCAATCGCGGACGGGTCGCCAAAACCCCCGGCCGCCCGCACGGGCAGCGCCATGCGACTCCGGCGACGCCGCGGACGGGACGCCCCAGCTGCGCCTCAGCGATGACGCGGTCGTCGTCGGTGAACGGTTGGAGTCGCGGCATGGGGTCTATTCTCCCACGTCGCATCAGGGTCCCTCGGTGGACGAGTCGTCCGGCGACGCATCCGACGAGGCTGAGGCTGCCGTGTCGGGCCCGACAGGCTGGTTGGCCTGCTCGTCCGCTTCCTCGTCGGCGGTCGGGTCGTCCGCGGTGCGAACGCTGGCCCACATCGTCTCCCACCAGGTGGCCGCGTGCTCGCCCTCGGGCAGCTGCCCCGACCCGATCTCCTGCCCACCCGCATACGGCTCGCCGTCCGCGCCGACCACACGGAACCCTGTCTCGCCGGGCAGCACCCACCCCAGGCGTTCACGAGCCTGGATCTTGACGTATTCGGGATCGTTCCAGCGCTGGATCTCCTCCTCGAGGGAGGTGATGCTCTGCTCATGCTCGGCGATCTGCTGGCGCGCCT
It includes:
- a CDS encoding glycosyltransferase; this translates as MTGSEHPDSTPEQRDAERDRPQPEEHRDHRDREITRTLITPASPLYDRAVRQGRRRSSSFRGDVVLDGRSQFFRFVFEHLLSRPDDVVIVDRALDVIDGIYPVIGNRRIYSIVHAEHFDLKQIEDSVLLWNNHYENVFTRPDMVDGFVVSTHRQREVLEGQLASRFPVGDFTVECIPVGFVTEPAAHEQYDPLAVVTASRLADEKHIDILIRAISAARKALPGLRLDIYGEGARDRLLAVIRETQAQDYVRLMGHQKLNGVLGSYGLYVSASTSEGFGLSLLEAMAEGLPIVGFDVDYGNREMVESGVNGRLVPWTSSDRDVVRMADAVVEVLTSESLDDMRNQSLRKAGAYTAANVGKLWERLLREGETC
- a CDS encoding alpha/beta fold hydrolase, whose amino-acid sequence is MVRWVTAVVVLGLAAGASVVSHELRSGEPVLDAFYATPSDLPDEPGQLLRSSAWPGTAPDGATVTRILYTTTDSNGAPAVASAIVVLPDQPQATPRTVIAWDHGTTGVARSCAPSLMTDMFQIQGIPAVDAAIANGWAIVATDYTGQGTEGDFPYLIGEGEGRSALDAVRAAQQLQGANLSADTVIWGHSQGGHAALWTAKLAPTYAPELNILGVAALSPAADPWALANVIQEKGVQGALGVIVSWVLVPYSQTYSDVRVTDYVAPAGRGLVYEYASRCVKNTSLLVSVLSSMALSQDQPLYVSSLIDDAAGRRLRENEATGPFDVPVFVAWGSADEVIPASLQHDYVAELCSSGQALEYQEYPGYTHMGVLDEVSGLPHDLVAWTQDRIDGTPAVDNCSGHA
- a CDS encoding exopolyphosphatase: MGEVVAALDAGTNTLRLLVVEQDADGRLVELDRQLRFVGLGQGVDATRRFSDEAVQRAWAAVDEYVPVLRRLGARRARFVATSASRDASNRDEFFDGVARRLGVVPELISGDEEAALSFTGALAGARIDGEPVLVMDSGGGSTELVRGSASGVIDGAESLDVGSRRIRERYLLSDPPEPGQIAEARAEVGRLLDGLGVDLGGITTFVGVAGTVTTMAALNLGLTSYDRSLVHGSSMSVDEVVALAERLLAMSVDEVIALGPVQPERAKVLCAGALVVAEVVERVGVELQASESDILDGIALSMLRDGKGQVLPG
- a CDS encoding DUF501 domain-containing protein, translating into MPRLQPFTDDDRVIAEAQLGRPVRGVAGVAWRCPCGRPGVLATRPRLPNGSPFPTTYYLTCPRAVAVCSRLEASGIMAEMTERIVHDPGLAERYRAAHEAYLVDRAELADPGDEVPEIAGFSAGGMPARVKCLHALVGHALAAGPGANPIGDEALAMMGEFWHGPCSPTDGDDDQEGSRG
- a CDS encoding FtsB family cell division protein, translating into MAARDSSHGGRRASRPGARGTDTPSARTASRPAGRAGQSRTKGAAKLTAGQAPDPGGSTIAPLRRGLRFTQRALILLVVMVLLLVSYATTLRVYFDQQHRIAEARQQIAEHEQSITSLEEEIQRWNDPEYVKIQARERLGWVLPGETGFRVVGADGEPYAGGQEIGSGQLPEGEHAATWWETMWASVRTADDPTADEEADEQANQPVGPDTAASASSDASPDDSSTEGP